In Paracoccus sp. TOH, a single window of DNA contains:
- a CDS encoding L,D-transpeptidase: protein MNRRQMLLATLPLVAAPTLLLAQGKAMPAAPKAEPRRDPYAPTEVSIRNDFEVGSIVVVSKDFFLYHVVAPGRAVRYGVAVGKAELVWKGRATVGRKTEWPSWRPTPAMIKRKPEQYGKWADGMPGGPTNPLGARALYLYDARGNDTSIRIHGTTEPGSIGRAVSNGCIRMRNEAVMALYEQIPVGTPVYVY, encoded by the coding sequence ATGAACCGCAGACAGATGCTGTTGGCTACGCTGCCGCTGGTCGCCGCGCCGACGCTGCTTCTTGCGCAGGGCAAGGCGATGCCGGCCGCGCCCAAGGCCGAACCCCGGCGCGACCCCTATGCCCCGACCGAGGTTTCGATCCGCAACGATTTCGAGGTCGGCAGCATCGTCGTCGTCTCGAAGGATTTCTTCCTTTACCATGTCGTCGCGCCGGGCCGGGCGGTCCGCTACGGCGTCGCCGTCGGCAAGGCCGAGCTGGTCTGGAAGGGCCGCGCCACCGTCGGCCGCAAGACCGAATGGCCGAGCTGGAGGCCGACCCCGGCGATGATCAAGCGCAAGCCCGAGCAATACGGCAAATGGGCGGACGGCATGCCGGGCGGCCCGACCAACCCGCTGGGCGCGCGCGCGCTATATCTTTACGACGCGCGGGGCAACGATACCTCGATCCGCATCCATGGCACGACCGAGCCGGGCTCGATCGGCCGCGCCGTCTCGAATGGTTGCATCCGCATGCGCAACGAGGCGGTGATGGCGCTGTACGAGCAGATCCCGGTCGGCACGCCGGTCTATGTCTATTAA
- the mnmH gene encoding tRNA 2-selenouridine(34) synthase MnmH, producing the protein MDIRLTSLSDPALSGFDTLIDTRSPLEFAEDHLPGAINLPVLSDEERAQVGTIYKQVSPFDARKLGGATVAANAARHIAGPLAGFGGGWRPLVYCWRGGQRSGAFATILQQIGWRVGRIEGGYKAWRALVVARVTAPVTAPVVVLDGNTGSAKTEILARLAARGYQVIDLEGLANHRGSLFGAMPGGQPGQKLFESRLAMALEALDPARLLLVEAESSRIGDLNLPRGIWQAIVAAPRIRLAVPVEARAAYTAQSYAEACADPETLARIVNGLRPLHPAERIEDWLRMIDAADWRGLAAGLMRDHYDPRYEKHRARHDDGRGPVVALESLDDLDGAAVRVEAVLAGLA; encoded by the coding sequence GTGGACATCCGCCTGACATCGCTGTCGGATCCGGCGCTGTCCGGGTTCGACACCCTGATCGACACGCGCTCGCCCCTCGAATTCGCCGAGGATCACCTGCCGGGCGCCATCAACCTGCCGGTGCTTTCGGACGAGGAACGCGCCCAGGTCGGCACCATCTACAAGCAGGTCTCGCCCTTCGACGCCCGCAAGCTGGGCGGCGCCACGGTCGCCGCCAATGCCGCGCGCCACATCGCCGGGCCGCTTGCGGGGTTCGGCGGCGGCTGGCGGCCGCTGGTCTATTGCTGGCGCGGCGGCCAGCGTTCGGGCGCTTTCGCCACCATCCTGCAGCAGATCGGCTGGCGCGTCGGCCGCATCGAGGGCGGCTACAAGGCCTGGCGGGCGCTGGTGGTGGCGCGGGTCACGGCACCCGTGACGGCGCCGGTCGTGGTGCTGGATGGCAATACCGGCAGCGCCAAGACCGAGATCCTGGCGCGGCTTGCGGCGCGCGGCTATCAGGTCATCGACCTGGAAGGGCTGGCGAACCATCGCGGCAGCCTGTTCGGCGCCATGCCCGGCGGCCAGCCCGGCCAGAAACTGTTCGAGAGCCGGCTGGCCATGGCGCTGGAGGCGCTGGACCCCGCCCGGCTGCTGCTGGTCGAGGCGGAAAGCTCGCGCATCGGCGATCTGAACCTGCCGCGCGGCATCTGGCAGGCGATCGTCGCCGCGCCGCGCATCCGTCTGGCCGTTCCGGTCGAGGCCCGCGCCGCCTATACGGCGCAAAGCTATGCCGAGGCCTGTGCCGATCCGGAAACGCTGGCGCGGATCGTCAACGGCCTGCGCCCGCTGCACCCGGCCGAACGGATCGAGGACTGGCTGCGCATGATCGACGCCGCCGACTGGCGCGGCTTGGCGGCGGGGCTGATGCGCGACCATTACGACCCGCGCTATGAGAAACACCGCGCCCGCCATGACGACGGGCGGGGACCGGTGGTGGCGCTGGAGAGCCTCGACGATCTGGACGGCGCCGCGGTCCGGGTCGAGGCGGTGTTGGCGGGGCTGGCCTAG
- a CDS encoding purine-nucleoside phosphorylase has product MSRSAELARLIRDRAGDAPPEYGLILGSGLGHLAAAVEGVAIPYSDLPGFPHAGVSGHVPQLVVGRLQGRRVAVLGGRAHYYESGRADVMRLPLEVLQALGCKRLILTNAAGSLRADMPPGALMLLSDHIAFAGTNPLIGEPSEARFVPMTDAHDPEIRAALQAAAAAEHIPLPEGVYCWFSGPSFETAAEIRAARILGADAVGMSTVPEVILARFLGLHCAAVSVITNMGAGLSDEAISHDHTKAMAPLGAAKLERILRRFLGQGA; this is encoded by the coding sequence ATGTCAAGGAGCGCTGAGCTTGCCCGCCTGATCCGCGACCGCGCCGGGGACGCGCCGCCGGAATACGGGCTGATCCTCGGCTCGGGCCTCGGGCATCTGGCGGCGGCGGTCGAGGGCGTGGCGATCCCCTATTCCGACCTGCCGGGCTTTCCGCATGCCGGGGTGTCGGGCCATGTGCCGCAACTGGTCGTCGGACGGCTGCAGGGACGCCGGGTCGCGGTCCTGGGCGGGCGGGCGCATTACTACGAATCCGGCCGCGCCGATGTCATGCGCCTGCCGCTGGAGGTGTTGCAGGCGCTGGGATGCAAGCGGCTGATCCTGACCAATGCGGCCGGCAGCCTGCGCGCCGACATGCCGCCCGGGGCGCTGATGCTGCTTTCGGATCACATCGCCTTCGCCGGCACCAACCCGCTGATCGGCGAACCGTCCGAGGCGCGCTTCGTGCCGATGACCGATGCGCATGATCCCGAAATCCGCGCCGCGCTGCAGGCCGCCGCCGCGGCCGAGCACATCCCGCTGCCCGAGGGGGTCTATTGCTGGTTCTCGGGGCCTTCCTTCGAGACCGCGGCCGAAATCCGCGCCGCCCGCATCCTGGGCGCCGACGCCGTCGGCATGTCCACCGTGCCCGAGGTGATCCTGGCGCGTTTCCTGGGCCTGCACTGCGCCGCCGTCTCGGTCATCACCAACATGGGCGCGGGTCTCTCGGACGAAGCGATCAGCCACGACCACACCAAGGCCATGGCACCCCTGGGCGCGGCCAAGCTGGAACGCATCCTGCGCCGCTTTCTTGGCCAGGGCGCCTGA
- a CDS encoding ABC transporter permease yields the protein MDFATVLQILDSAVRLMTPLLLACLAGLYSERAGVFDIGLEGKMLMAAFTSASVAYATGSAWLGLLAGIAGAAAMAGLHGLASISFRGNQLISGVAINFLASGLTVLLGQKIFGLGGRTPSLSGAARFGEITLPFADSLRPVPVIGPVYAELVSGHTLLVYVAFAMVPLTWWVLYRTRFGLRLRAVGENPASVDTAGVSVTRLRYGAVMICGVLCGIAGAYLATGISAGFVKEMTAGRGFIALAALIFAKWRPWSALFATFLFGLMEAVANRFPDLDLGIITVPSMFMNALPYILTVIILAGFVGRAIPPRAGGEPYVKER from the coding sequence ATGGATTTCGCGACGGTCCTGCAGATCCTCGATTCGGCGGTGCGGCTGATGACGCCCCTGCTGCTGGCCTGCCTGGCCGGGCTGTATTCCGAACGCGCCGGGGTCTTCGACATCGGACTGGAAGGCAAGATGCTGATGGCGGCCTTCACCTCGGCCTCGGTCGCCTATGCCACCGGCAGCGCCTGGCTGGGCCTGCTGGCCGGGATCGCCGGCGCCGCGGCCATGGCCGGGCTGCATGGCCTCGCCTCGATCAGCTTTCGCGGCAACCAGCTGATCTCGGGCGTGGCGATCAACTTCCTCGCCTCGGGGCTGACGGTGCTTCTGGGGCAGAAGATCTTCGGGCTGGGCGGCCGCACGCCCTCGCTTTCCGGCGCGGCGCGCTTCGGCGAGATCACCCTGCCCTTCGCCGACAGCCTGCGCCCGGTGCCGGTGATCGGCCCGGTCTATGCCGAACTGGTCTCGGGCCACACGCTGCTGGTCTATGTCGCCTTCGCCATGGTGCCGCTGACCTGGTGGGTGCTTTATCGCACCCGCTTCGGCCTCAGGCTGCGCGCGGTGGGCGAGAACCCGGCCTCGGTCGATACCGCCGGCGTCTCGGTCACCCGGCTGCGCTATGGCGCGGTGATGATCTGCGGGGTGCTGTGCGGCATCGCCGGGGCCTATCTCGCCACCGGCATCTCGGCCGGCTTCGTCAAGGAGATGACCGCCGGGCGCGGCTTCATCGCGCTGGCGGCGCTGATCTTCGCCAAGTGGCGGCCGTGGAGCGCGCTGTTCGCCACTTTCCTGTTCGGGCTGATGGAGGCGGTAGCGAACCGCTTCCCCGATCTCGACCTGGGGATCATCACCGTGCCCTCGATGTTCATGAACGCCCTGCCCTATATCCTGACCGTCATCATCCTGGCCGGCTTCGTCGGCCGCGCCATCCCGCCCCGCGCCGGAGGAGAGCCTTATGTCAAGGAGCGCTGA
- a CDS encoding ABC transporter permease: MERMPKWADVILTPLISLALAFVLSALVILAIGESPAEALKVMVEGALGSSYGWGFTLYYTTNFIFTGLAVMVAYHAGLFNIGGEGQAAVGGLGVALVLLALPWPHWALALPAAMLGAALFGAAWALIPAWLQARRGSHVVITTIMFNFIAAALLNYVLVNLLRPVGSMDPASANFAPATHLPKLSGMAKALGLNWGENTPVNIAFFIALAACLLVWLLIWRTRLGYEIRAFGKSEPAALYAGISALRITVVAMLVSGGLAGLMAVNNVMGEAERLVLNAVEGAGFIGIAVALMGRNHPFGVLLAALLFGFLYQGGGELALWTTIPRELIVVIQALVILFTGALDNMVRMPLERLFMALRRKGA, encoded by the coding sequence ATGGAGCGAATGCCGAAATGGGCGGATGTGATCCTGACGCCGCTGATCTCGCTGGCGCTGGCCTTCGTTCTCTCGGCGCTGGTGATCCTGGCGATCGGGGAAAGCCCGGCCGAGGCGCTGAAGGTCATGGTCGAGGGGGCGCTGGGGTCCAGCTATGGCTGGGGCTTCACCTTGTACTATACCACGAATTTCATCTTCACCGGGCTGGCGGTGATGGTCGCCTATCATGCCGGCCTGTTCAACATCGGCGGCGAAGGGCAGGCGGCGGTGGGCGGCCTGGGCGTGGCGCTGGTGCTGCTGGCCCTGCCCTGGCCGCATTGGGCCCTCGCGCTGCCGGCGGCGATGCTGGGGGCGGCGCTGTTCGGGGCGGCCTGGGCACTGATCCCGGCCTGGCTGCAGGCCCGGCGCGGCAGCCATGTCGTCATCACCACCATCATGTTCAACTTCATCGCCGCGGCGCTGCTGAACTACGTTCTGGTCAACCTGCTGCGCCCGGTGGGCAGCATGGACCCGGCCTCGGCCAACTTCGCGCCGGCGACGCATCTGCCGAAGCTGTCGGGCATGGCCAAGGCGCTGGGGCTGAACTGGGGCGAGAACACGCCGGTGAACATCGCCTTCTTCATCGCCCTGGCCGCCTGTCTGCTGGTCTGGCTGCTGATCTGGCGCACCCGGCTGGGCTATGAGATCCGCGCCTTCGGCAAGTCCGAACCCGCCGCGCTTTACGCCGGCATCTCGGCCCTGCGGATCACCGTGGTGGCAATGCTGGTCTCGGGCGGGCTGGCCGGGCTGATGGCGGTGAACAACGTCATGGGCGAGGCCGAGCGGCTGGTGCTGAACGCCGTCGAGGGCGCCGGCTTCATCGGCATCGCCGTGGCGCTGATGGGCCGCAACCATCCGTTCGGCGTGTTGCTGGCGGCGCTGCTGTTCGGCTTCCTCTACCAGGGCGGCGGCGAGCTGGCGCTGTGGACCACCATCCCGCGCGAGCTGATCGTGGTCATCCAGGCGCTGGTGATCCTGTTCACCGGGGCGCTGGACAACATGGTGCGCATGCCGCTGGAACGGCTGTTCATGGCGTTGCGCCGGAAGGGGGCGTGA
- a CDS encoding ABC transporter ATP-binding protein: MALAGATDTAPAIELRGICKAFGPVQANRNIDLSVPRGTIHGIIGENGAGKSTLMSILYGFYRPDAGEILVGGQPIAITDSQAAIRAGIGMVFQHFKLVQNFTVLENVILGVEDGRLLRPSLARARGELKRLAAEYELQVDPDALVEELSVGHQQRVEILKALYRQADILILDEPTGVLTPAEADHLFRILRGLKDEGKTIILITHKLREIMEITDNVSVMRRGEMVASVRTAETSPTQLAELMVGRKVLLRVEKPPAIPGAPVLQIRGLRMVDHDKVERLRGIDLEIRAGEILGIAGVAGNGQTQLLEILGGFPEAGSHISGEIRLNGKPLPLSGKGADGRSRRQAGIGHVPEDRQAEGLIMDFTAWENAAFGYHDAPEFNRGWLMDNAAIRADAMGKIERFDVRPPDPDLAAKSFSGGNQQKIVVAREIERNPDLLLIGQPTRGVDIGAIEFIHKRILALRDAGKAVLLVSVELDEITALSDRIAVMFDGRIMGERLPGEATTGELGCLMAGVDPAVTPPGAAIPPAAAPGSDAGGGAG, encoded by the coding sequence ATGGCGCTTGCTGGCGCGACGGACACGGCCCCCGCAATCGAATTGCGGGGGATCTGCAAGGCCTTCGGGCCGGTGCAGGCCAACAGGAACATCGACCTGAGCGTGCCGCGCGGCACCATCCACGGCATCATCGGCGAGAACGGCGCCGGCAAGTCGACGCTGATGTCGATCCTCTACGGCTTCTACCGGCCCGATGCCGGCGAGATCCTGGTCGGCGGCCAGCCCATCGCCATCACCGACAGCCAGGCCGCCATCCGTGCCGGCATCGGCATGGTGTTCCAGCATTTCAAGCTGGTGCAGAACTTCACCGTGCTGGAAAACGTCATCCTGGGGGTCGAGGACGGCCGGCTGCTGCGCCCCTCGCTGGCGCGGGCGCGCGGCGAGCTGAAGCGGCTGGCGGCGGAATACGAATTGCAGGTCGATCCCGACGCCCTGGTCGAGGAGCTGTCGGTCGGCCACCAGCAGCGGGTCGAGATCCTCAAGGCGCTGTATCGCCAGGCCGACATCCTGATCCTGGACGAGCCGACCGGCGTCCTGACCCCGGCCGAGGCCGACCACCTGTTCCGCATCCTGCGCGGCCTGAAGGACGAGGGCAAGACCATCATCCTGATCACCCACAAGCTGCGCGAGATCATGGAGATCACCGACAATGTCTCGGTCATGCGGCGCGGCGAGATGGTGGCCTCGGTCCGCACCGCCGAGACCAGCCCGACGCAACTGGCCGAGCTGATGGTCGGGCGCAAGGTGCTGCTGCGGGTGGAGAAGCCGCCCGCCATCCCCGGCGCCCCGGTGCTGCAGATCCGCGGCCTGCGCATGGTCGATCACGACAAGGTCGAGCGGCTGCGCGGCATCGACCTGGAGATCCGCGCCGGCGAGATCCTGGGCATCGCCGGCGTGGCCGGCAACGGCCAGACCCAGCTGCTGGAGATCCTGGGCGGCTTTCCGGAAGCAGGCAGCCACATCTCGGGCGAGATCCGGCTGAACGGCAAGCCGCTGCCGCTGAGCGGCAAGGGCGCCGACGGGCGTTCGCGCAGGCAGGCCGGCATCGGCCATGTTCCCGAAGACCGGCAGGCCGAGGGGCTGATCATGGATTTCACCGCCTGGGAGAACGCGGCCTTCGGCTATCACGACGCGCCCGAGTTCAACCGGGGCTGGTTGATGGACAATGCCGCGATCCGCGCCGACGCCATGGGCAAGATCGAGCGTTTCGACGTGCGCCCGCCCGATCCCGACCTGGCGGCCAAGAGCTTTTCGGGTGGCAACCAGCAGAAGATCGTGGTGGCGCGCGAGATCGAGCGCAATCCCGACCTGCTGCTGATCGGCCAGCCGACGCGCGGCGTGGATATCGGCGCCATCGAGTTCATCCACAAGCGCATCCTGGCGCTGCGCGATGCCGGCAAGGCGGTGCTGCTGGTCTCGGTCGAGCTGGACGAGATCACGGCGCTGTCGGACCGCATCGCGGTGATGTTCGACGGCCGCATTATGGGCGAGCGGCTGCCCGGCGAGGCGACGACCGGCGAGCTGGGCTGCCTGATGGCCGGGGTCGACCCCGCCGTCACCCCGCCCGGGGCGGCGATTCCGCCGGCTGCGGCGCCGGGCTCCGATGCCGGCGGGGGCGCGGGATGA
- a CDS encoding BMP family ABC transporter substrate-binding protein produces MSLMKSLLAGACLTLLPLAALADPALIFDLGGKFDKSFNEAAYNGAERWKAETGGSYKELEMQSEAMREQALRRLAQSGANPIVMTGFAFGEVLNKVAPDYPDTKFVIIDMVVEQPNVQSIVFTEEQGSYLAGVLAAQASKSGTVGFIGGMDIPLIHKFECGYAQGFKAAKPDGKLIINYTGTTPAAWNDPVKGGELVRAQISQGADVIYAAAGGTGIGVLQAAADAGILSIGVDSNQNHLHPGKVLTSMVKGVDNSVYEAFKAGAEIQPGVKVMDLASGGVSVAMDENNKPLISDEMTAAVEAATKAIVGGEIKVHDYMTDNTCPVE; encoded by the coding sequence ATGTCCCTGATGAAATCCCTGCTGGCCGGCGCCTGCCTGACCCTACTGCCGCTGGCGGCGCTGGCGGATCCGGCGCTGATCTTCGACCTGGGCGGGAAATTCGACAAATCCTTCAACGAGGCCGCCTATAACGGCGCCGAGCGCTGGAAGGCCGAGACCGGGGGCAGCTACAAGGAACTGGAGATGCAGTCCGAGGCGATGCGCGAGCAGGCGCTGCGCCGGCTGGCGCAATCGGGGGCCAATCCCATCGTCATGACCGGCTTCGCCTTCGGCGAGGTGCTGAACAAGGTCGCCCCCGACTATCCGGACACGAAATTCGTCATCATCGACATGGTGGTCGAACAGCCGAACGTGCAATCCATCGTCTTCACCGAGGAACAGGGTTCGTATCTGGCCGGGGTGCTGGCGGCGCAGGCGTCGAAATCCGGCACCGTGGGTTTCATCGGCGGCATGGACATCCCGCTGATCCACAAGTTCGAATGCGGCTATGCCCAAGGCTTCAAGGCCGCGAAACCGGACGGCAAGCTCATCATCAACTATACCGGCACCACCCCCGCGGCCTGGAACGACCCGGTCAAGGGCGGCGAGCTGGTCAGGGCGCAGATCTCGCAGGGCGCCGACGTGATCTATGCGGCGGCCGGCGGCACCGGCATCGGCGTGCTGCAGGCGGCGGCCGATGCGGGCATCCTGTCGATCGGCGTCGACAGCAACCAGAACCACCTGCACCCGGGCAAGGTGCTGACCTCGATGGTCAAGGGCGTGGACAATTCCGTCTATGAAGCCTTCAAGGCCGGGGCCGAGATCCAGCCCGGCGTGAAGGTGATGGACCTGGCCTCGGGCGGGGTCTCGGTCGCCATGGACGAGAACAACAAGCCGCTGATCAGCGATGAGATGACCGCCGCCGTCGAGGCCGCCACCAAGGCCATCGTCGGGGGCGAGATCAAGGTGCATGACTACATGACCGACAATACCTGCCCGGTCGAGTAA
- a CDS encoding GNAT family N-acetyltransferase, whose product MNPDQLATLHLRCFGAHPRPWSAAEFEDLLQSPLNFLLARPQGFLLGRAVADEAELLTLAVAPEARRQGLASRLLGDFAAASRARGAEQAFLEVAADNAGAIALYAGQGWEVAGRRRNYYAPGLDAILMRCALPAKTNG is encoded by the coding sequence ATGAATCCCGACCAGCTTGCCACCCTGCACCTGCGCTGTTTCGGGGCGCATCCCCGACCCTGGTCGGCGGCCGAGTTCGAGGATCTGCTGCAAAGCCCGCTGAACTTCCTGCTGGCGCGGCCGCAGGGCTTCCTGTTGGGCCGCGCCGTCGCCGACGAAGCCGAGCTGCTGACCCTGGCCGTCGCCCCCGAGGCGCGGCGGCAGGGTCTCGCCTCGCGCCTGCTTGGGGATTTCGCCGCAGCGTCACGGGCACGCGGCGCCGAGCAGGCCTTTCTGGAGGTCGCGGCCGACAATGCGGGCGCCATCGCGCTTTATGCCGGGCAGGGTTGGGAAGTGGCCGGCCGGCGGCGGAATTACTACGCCCCCGGCCTCGACGCGATCCTGATGCGCTGCGCCCTGCCAGCCAAGACAAACGGTTGA
- the tsaB gene encoding tRNA (adenosine(37)-N6)-threonylcarbamoyltransferase complex dimerization subunit type 1 TsaB translates to MAEALSLGFDTSAAHCAAALLQGDRVLAQRHEDMARGQAERLMPLLAEVLAQAGLGWRDLDVIGCGIGPGNFTGIRIAVAAARGLALSLDIPAIGVGVTEAAAFGLPRPCRVALPARSGEVIWQDFGPGDGPETAPRQAPAQDLPPGPPALPPAMPLAEAIARIAMARRAQPDLPRPAPIYLRPADAAPARDRGPVMLP, encoded by the coding sequence TTGGCTGAGGCGCTCTCGCTGGGCTTCGACACATCGGCCGCGCATTGCGCGGCCGCTTTGCTGCAAGGCGACCGGGTGCTGGCCCAGCGCCACGAGGACATGGCCCGCGGCCAGGCCGAGCGGCTGATGCCGCTGCTGGCCGAGGTGCTGGCGCAGGCGGGCCTGGGCTGGCGCGACCTCGACGTGATCGGCTGCGGCATCGGGCCGGGCAATTTCACCGGCATCCGCATCGCGGTGGCGGCGGCGCGCGGGCTGGCGCTGTCTCTGGACATCCCCGCCATCGGCGTCGGCGTGACCGAAGCTGCGGCCTTCGGCCTGCCCCGCCCCTGCCGCGTCGCGCTGCCCGCGCGTTCGGGCGAGGTCATCTGGCAGGATTTCGGCCCCGGCGACGGCCCCGAAACCGCGCCGCGCCAAGCGCCGGCGCAGGACCTGCCGCCCGGCCCGCCCGCCCTGCCCCCGGCCATGCCGCTGGCCGAGGCCATCGCCCGCATCGCCATGGCCCGGCGGGCACAGCCCGACCTGCCGCGCCCGGCGCCGATCTACCTGCGTCCCGCCGATGCCGCGCCGGCCCGCGACCGCGGCCCGGTCATGCTGCCCTGA
- a CDS encoding NifU family protein has product MFIQTETTPNPATLKFLPGETVLGNGTADFPQADAAATSPLARRIFAVPGVTGVFLGSDFVTVTKAEDAVWDHLKPSVLGAIMEHYQSGAPAIEGPASTSGHNDQAGPDAEIVNQIKELLDTRVRPAVAQDGGDITFHGFDRGVVYLHMQGACAGCPSSTLTLKMGIENLLRHYIPEVTEVRPVG; this is encoded by the coding sequence ATGTTCATCCAGACCGAGACCACCCCGAACCCCGCGACGCTGAAGTTCCTGCCGGGCGAAACCGTGCTGGGCAATGGCACCGCGGATTTCCCGCAGGCCGATGCCGCCGCCACCAGCCCGCTTGCCCGCCGCATCTTCGCGGTGCCGGGCGTGACCGGCGTGTTCCTCGGCTCGGATTTCGTCACCGTGACCAAGGCCGAGGACGCGGTCTGGGACCATCTGAAGCCCTCGGTCCTAGGCGCGATCATGGAGCATTACCAGTCCGGCGCCCCGGCGATCGAGGGCCCGGCCAGCACCAGCGGCCATAACGATCAGGCCGGCCCCGACGCCGAGATCGTGAACCAGATCAAGGAACTGCTGGACACCCGCGTCCGTCCGGCCGTGGCGCAGGACGGCGGCGACATCACCTTCCACGGTTTCGACCGCGGCGTGGTCTACCTGCACATGCAGGGCGCCTGCGCCGGCTGCCCCTCCTCCACGCTGACGCTGAAGATGGGCATCGAGAACCTGCTGCGCCATTACATCCCGGAAGTGACCGAGGTCCGCCCCGTTGGCTGA
- a CDS encoding CPBP family glutamic-type intramembrane protease produces the protein MNRRLAAATLLAFPALAGLFHLLGQSGLRPLDGYLAGLAVYWALLALALRRCGEWSLRLRRPSAPAVLALAALVAAAALWSGDAPGRLSPHVLAAVALAALLNGTLEEGFWRGALIPRPGPAAQVLAAALFVLWHLAPAMGAARLSGQGAATMIAGAALIAPFMMAARLSSGTAGAGALAHALVNFFIFAGLAAGKGVTL, from the coding sequence ATGAACCGCCGGCTGGCGGCGGCGACGCTTTTGGCGTTTCCGGCGCTGGCGGGGCTGTTCCACCTGCTGGGGCAAAGCGGGTTGCGGCCGCTCGACGGCTATCTGGCCGGGCTGGCCGTCTATTGGGCGCTGCTGGCCCTGGCGCTGCGCCGCTGCGGCGAATGGTCGCTGCGCCTGCGCCGTCCCTCGGCCCCGGCGGTGCTGGCCCTGGCCGCTCTGGTCGCGGCCGCCGCGCTGTGGTCGGGCGATGCGCCGGGCCGGCTTTCGCCGCATGTGCTGGCGGCGGTGGCGCTGGCGGCGCTGCTGAACGGCACGCTCGAGGAAGGGTTCTGGCGCGGCGCCCTGATCCCGCGGCCGGGCCCAGCCGCGCAGGTTCTGGCGGCGGCCCTGTTCGTGCTGTGGCACCTGGCGCCGGCAATGGGCGCCGCCCGGCTTTCCGGGCAGGGTGCCGCGACGATGATCGCCGGCGCGGCGCTGATCGCGCCCTTCATGATGGCGGCGCGGCTGTCCTCGGGCACGGCGGGCGCGGGCGCCCTGGCGCATGCGCTGGTGAATTTCTTCATCTTCGCCGGGCTTGCCGCCGGCAAAGGCGTCACCCTCTAG
- a CDS encoding universal stress protein, with product MRKFLVVLDDSRECLNAIRYAALRAAKTGGGVQVLAVIPANAIQHGMGVAEVMRAEAYERIEAHYEVFAKWMRDRPGIEPELVVREGEPGTELLAQIHEDPEIGVVVLAASTESAGPGPLVTRLLREMASLPCPITIVPGDISRERLEQVT from the coding sequence ATGCGGAAATTTCTGGTGGTTCTGGACGATTCGCGCGAATGTCTGAACGCCATCCGCTATGCCGCCCTGCGTGCCGCCAAGACCGGCGGCGGCGTTCAGGTGCTGGCGGTGATTCCGGCCAATGCCATCCAGCACGGCATGGGCGTGGCCGAGGTGATGCGCGCCGAAGCCTATGAGCGGATCGAGGCGCATTACGAGGTCTTTGCCAAATGGATGCGCGACCGCCCCGGCATCGAACCGGAGCTGGTGGTGCGCGAGGGCGAGCCGGGCACCGAACTGCTGGCGCAGATCCACGAGGATCCCGAAATCGGCGTGGTGGTGCTGGCCGCCTCGACCGAAAGCGCCGGGCCGGGGCCGCTGGTCACCCGGCTTTTGCGCGAAATGGCTAGCCTGCCCTGCCCGATCACCATCGTGCCGGGCGACATCTCGCGCGAGCGGCTGGAACAGGTCACCTGA